GTCCATCAGATATGCTTTATTGCGAAGATCCACCGCCGGCTTGGCGTTCCATATCTTCTCCCATTTATCGGTCAGAATGTTTCCCAGCGGTGCAAAGTAGCTCTGGCAGGGAATGACACTGCCGTCCGGCTCCACGCACATGTTGTAGCGGGCGGCGGTGCAGGTCTTGACCCCAAGCTCCAGATTCACCGGGTCCAGCTGGCAGTACTGGGTGGGCGTGTACCAGATCAGTTTGAGGTCCAGCTGCCGGGCCTTTTCCCGGATCCTCTCCATCAGCGGCACCAGCTCGGCTTCGGTAAAGCCCAGGCCGCAGGAGGCTCCCTTCCCGGAATAGATCAGCCCGTTGCAGGCCATGGTGGTGATCCCCAGTTTTTTAAGGAACTCCATGGTCTTTTCCATGCCCTTGGCGTTGAGCCTGGTAAGGGTGGTGTTGGTGATGGTGTAGACCGGCGAGGCCACGGCGTTCTTTATTCCCTTGACCGTGTCCTCAAAGGCCCCCTTGCTGCCCACCATCTTATCGTGAACCGAGGCCAGGTGCGATTCCAATGTGATCTGGAAATGGTCCAGGCCGGCTTCGGTCATCTGCTTGACCAGTTTTTTGTCCTTCAGTTTCCGGCCGTTGGTCAAAAGGCCCGTCACCAGGCCGGTCTCCTCGGCATAGGCGATCAGGTCAACCAGGTCCGGCCTTAGGGTGGCCTCGCCCCCGGTAAAGCAGACGTGGGGGATCCCGGTATCCCACAATTTCGAAAGGATCTGTTTCCACTGCCGGGCGGTGAGTTCCTGGGGCATCCGGTCCTTGGGCAGGTAGCAGTGGCCGCAGGCATCGTTGCATTTGTAGGTCAGGGCCAGGTCCATCCGGTAGG
Above is a genomic segment from bacterium containing:
- a CDS encoding radical SAM protein, encoding MAWLKNIFQRARPLTPGLYHYRGQEGDRFFRLHLRIEPDARGVLVINASKILHLNQTAAELAKHIIEGDDAKTAAEQMGKRYRGVKPSALENDFNQLKQKIFALASTDDVCPVTYLDINRIEPFETPVSAPYRMDLALTYKCNDACGHCYLPKDRMPQELTARQWKQILSKLWDTGIPHVCFTGGEATLRPDLVDLIAYAEETGLVTGLLTNGRKLKDKKLVKQMTEAGLDHFQITLESHLASVHDKMVGSKGAFEDTVKGIKNAVASPVYTITNTTLTRLNAKGMEKTMEFLKKLGITTMACNGLIYSGKGASCGLGFTEAELVPLMERIREKARQLDLKLIWYTPTQYCQLDPVNLELGVKTCTAARYNMCVEPDGSVIPCQSYFAPLGNILTDKWEKIWNAKPAVDLRNKAYLMDKCKGCQKLPLCGGGCPIYNTQNEVLCVDSKSNG